The Nostoc sp. CENA543 genome includes the window CAGTTTTTTAAACTACACGGTTTAGTTTGCCCCCAGTGTCAGCAACGCTATATCTACCCCAAGTAGCCAAATTAGTAGAAAAAACAGACTGATTTTACCTTTGGCTATTGATAAATGGCTAGAAGTTACCTTAGCCTACCCTGGCGTACAACTATTAAATTTATCCCTGCCGATAGTAATTGATTCAACTCAATTGAATGGCTTCCATAGCGACCCGTTTGACCAACTTATTGTGGCTACAGCAAGATTTTATAATTGTCCTTTGTTAACTATCTAACTCAGCATATCTATATTTTCTAAATAAAAGTATTAGTATTTATGTTTAATGCTGAGTTAGATCGCCATCATTACCTGTCCCTAGTAAGATGATAGCAACGGGTGAATTGATTAATATAAATAGGTAAAAACTAATTAGAATTTTGTGCATTAGATGTGACTTGCAACAGTATCTAAGGTTGTTGATTATTTAGCGAAAGCTGGTGTTACTTGTGTAATAATTGCTAAAGGATTGATGCAGGTTTTAGGCGACAAAATTCATTCTGATTTAACTGAAATCTAAGAACATGACTTCTAAAAAACTGCCTCATTCTGGCCAGAATGCTACTAGCAATTTGCATAAACAACAGCATCAGAAAAATACTAAAAACTCAGTTAATCAAACAGATGCAACGCCAAAGATATCATATACTGTTGCCCATGCAATTCCAGGGCGTATACGTTTTCGGATTCCTCGCCTTGGTGGAGATTCTGAGTATGCTAATAAACTTCAGCAACTAATAGCATCAGATTCTAGGATTAAAGATGTCCGTATTAATCCTAGTGCAGCATCCATTGTGATCAATTATCAACGAGGGAATGTTGCTGATGGCAAAATGCGATCACATTTAATTCATCTCATCCAAAATGCACCCAATATAGCTTTACCTGCTAAAACCACAACAAAGCCAATCGTGGGAGCTATTTTTGATGCTGTGATCAATTTCATCGATAGTACACGTAACATTAACCAAGCGCGACAAGCTAGTAGCTATCAACAGCCTAAAAAAGACATTTGGGAACGGGTACTAGGGGGTGCAAAAACCTTCATCAAGGGCATAAAATTAGCTATGATGTTTATTTTACCCAGCAAGCGATCACCATCGCCAA containing:
- a CDS encoding HMA2 domain-containing protein, with amino-acid sequence MTSKKLPHSGQNATSNLHKQQHQKNTKNSVNQTDATPKISYTVAHAIPGRIRFRIPRLGGDSEYANKLQQLIASDSRIKDVRINPSAASIVINYQRGNVADGKMRSHLIHLIQNAPNIALPAKTTTKPIVGAIFDAVINFIDSTRNINQARQASSYQQPKKDIWERVLGGAKTFIKGIKLAMMFILPSKRSPSPIRDRQLRLQPSPL